From Halotia branconii CENA392, the proteins below share one genomic window:
- the dacB gene encoding D-alanyl-D-alanine carboxypeptidase/D-alanyl-D-alanine endopeptidase produces the protein MRFNTFKKPLSFLLLFLTTQIAFSSTGVKAQTPVIPTNSTKSICPNQLKPVVDVLINRPQFSRMRWGVLVKPLSSAQTLYSRDAEKYFTPASNAKLLTTAAALQQLGANFRIRTSIYQDGEGILRVVGRGDPSLKTAQLTELAKQLRKLGVSQIQQLIADDSYFQGEIINSSWQWEDVQAYYGAPVNSLILNENAAVLSLLPQTIGKPLRLRWTEPTEAYRWQIENNSVTTQTDTPGSVEVSRDLKGATLKIQGQLPVDSQPDITAIAVFDPIEHFLRHFRQSLSIEGISVTRMFSATGGKNVQEIAAVESPPLSELLVETNVNSNNLYAEALLRTLAIKQPLEKNQTTADAGLKVLKTTLTQMGINPTSYVLVDGSGLSRKNLISPEALVQVLQLMAQSPQAEVFRASLPVAGVSGTLKNRFLNTTAVGTVQAKTGSMNGVISLSGYVNTPQYEPLVFSMMVNQSDQPASLVRQAMDEIVVFLTKLQRC, from the coding sequence GTGAGATTTAACACATTCAAGAAACCACTGAGCTTTTTGTTGCTATTTTTAACTACCCAGATAGCTTTTAGTTCTACAGGTGTTAAAGCACAAACTCCTGTTATACCGACAAACTCAACTAAATCAATTTGTCCTAACCAACTAAAGCCAGTGGTGGATGTGTTAATTAATCGTCCTCAATTCAGTCGGATGCGTTGGGGTGTTCTTGTCAAGCCGCTATCATCTGCTCAAACTCTTTATAGTCGGGATGCTGAAAAATATTTTACTCCAGCTTCTAATGCCAAGTTGCTCACAACAGCAGCAGCATTACAGCAACTAGGCGCAAATTTTCGGATTCGCACCTCTATTTATCAAGATGGTGAAGGCATTTTGCGTGTTGTGGGTAGGGGAGATCCTAGCCTTAAAACTGCTCAATTAACAGAATTAGCCAAGCAATTACGCAAGCTTGGTGTTAGTCAAATTCAACAGTTGATTGCCGATGATAGTTATTTTCAAGGAGAAATTATTAATTCTAGTTGGCAATGGGAAGATGTACAAGCTTATTATGGCGCACCAGTCAACAGCTTAATTTTGAATGAAAATGCTGCTGTATTGTCGTTGCTACCTCAAACTATAGGAAAGCCATTACGACTGCGGTGGACGGAACCTACAGAAGCATATCGCTGGCAAATTGAAAATAACTCTGTAACTACGCAAACAGATACACCAGGATCAGTTGAAGTCAGTCGTGATTTAAAAGGAGCTACACTAAAGATTCAAGGTCAATTGCCTGTGGATTCTCAGCCTGATATCACTGCGATCGCTGTTTTTGATCCTATTGAACACTTTTTACGGCACTTCCGTCAAAGTTTGTCAATAGAAGGAATTTCTGTAACAAGAATGTTCAGCGCTACTGGTGGTAAGAATGTACAAGAAATAGCAGCCGTGGAATCTCCACCATTATCTGAATTATTGGTTGAAACAAATGTAAATAGTAATAATTTATATGCTGAGGCTTTACTGAGAACTTTAGCTATCAAACAACCACTAGAAAAAAACCAAACTACTGCTGATGCCGGGTTAAAAGTTTTGAAAACTACTTTAACCCAAATGGGAATTAATCCTACAAGTTATGTTTTAGTAGATGGTTCTGGTTTATCCCGCAAAAACTTAATTAGTCCAGAAGCTTTAGTGCAAGTTTTACAGTTAATGGCGCAATCACCACAAGCAGAAGTTTTTCGTGCTTCTTTACCTGTTGCAGGTGTCAGCGGTACATTGAAAAACCGTTTTTTGAACACAACTGCTGTGGGAACAGTACAAGCAAAAACAGGCTCAATGAATGGTGTAATTTCTCTTTCTGGATATGTGAATACACCTCAATATGAACCATTAGTTTTTAGTATGATGGTAAATCAATCTGATCAGCCTGCAAGTTTAGTGCGGCAAGCAATGGATGAAATTGTGGTATTTTTAACTAAATTGCAGCGTTGTTAA
- a CDS encoding YgiT-type zinc finger protein, with product MDYKCEYCEGTVQPPTVKREAFKHRDGFVILEDVTIGVCDTCGNRYYSADILHAVHAVATGAKPPERTEQIPVTDLESA from the coding sequence ATGGATTATAAATGTGAGTATTGTGAAGGAACCGTTCAACCCCCAACTGTCAAGCGTGAGGCGTTTAAACATAGAGATGGATTCGTCATCCTTGAAGATGTAACGATTGGTGTTTGTGATACTTGCGGCAATCGTTACTATTCAGCAGATATTCTTCATGCAGTTCATGCTGTTGCAACTGGAGCAAAACCTCCTGAAAGAACCGAACAAATTCCAGTTACTGATCTAGAATCAGCATAA
- a CDS encoding BrnT family toxin yields MEFEWNPDKATLNFEKHGVSFQEAATVFNDPLSVTFTDPDHSIGESRYVIIGLSRFGQLLVVAHTDREEKIRIISARKATRQEKRFYEQGS; encoded by the coding sequence ATGGAATTTGAATGGAATCCAGATAAAGCAACACTAAACTTTGAGAAGCATGGTGTTTCTTTTCAGGAAGCCGCAACCGTATTTAATGACCCGTTATCTGTAACTTTTACCGATCCTGACCACTCTATTGGAGAAAGTCGTTACGTTATTATTGGCTTATCTAGGTTTGGACAACTCTTAGTTGTTGCACATACTGATAGAGAGGAAAAGATACGAATTATCAGCGCCCGAAAAGCTACTCGCCAAGAGAAGAGGTTTTATGAACAAGGAAGTTGA
- a CDS encoding M48 family metallopeptidase, with the protein MINWKSFFANYRVRQRRWYYPLISLVVALSVSLSAATPSKAIDLLPLLFQGAQILQLSNISQSQEVDLGKQMNKQLVSSEIRLNRNSEINRYVDQIGRRVVANSDRPNLPPTFQVVEDDAINAFATLGGYVYVNTGLIKTADNEAELASVIAHEWGHITGKHLVQQMRQRAVASGVASATGLDRNQAVGIGVELALNRPRSRQDEYDADQRGLRTLTRAGYAPSAMVSFMKKLLNKGSVPTFLSTHPATGDRINALQRAINANPSNSRYGLDHAAYRANIRPLL; encoded by the coding sequence ATGATTAATTGGAAAAGTTTCTTTGCTAACTACCGTGTAAGGCAGCGTCGCTGGTATTATCCATTAATTTCTTTGGTGGTCGCTTTAAGTGTGTCTTTGAGCGCAGCTACTCCTAGTAAGGCTATAGACTTATTACCTCTTCTGTTTCAAGGGGCCCAAATACTCCAGCTATCTAATATATCCCAGAGCCAGGAAGTTGATCTGGGTAAACAGATGAATAAGCAATTGGTGAGTAGTGAAATTCGACTTAACCGCAATTCTGAAATTAATCGTTATGTAGATCAAATTGGTCGGCGTGTGGTAGCTAATAGCGATCGCCCCAATCTACCACCTACTTTTCAGGTAGTTGAAGATGATGCTATTAACGCTTTTGCGACTTTGGGCGGTTATGTTTATGTCAATACAGGTTTAATCAAAACCGCAGATAATGAAGCAGAACTGGCCAGTGTTATTGCTCACGAATGGGGTCACATTACTGGCAAACACTTAGTTCAACAAATGCGACAAAGAGCAGTTGCTAGTGGTGTAGCTTCAGCAACAGGTTTAGATCGCAATCAAGCGGTAGGTATAGGTGTAGAACTAGCACTCAATCGTCCCCGCAGTCGTCAAGATGAATATGATGCGGATCAAAGAGGATTAAGAACTTTGACAAGGGCTGGTTATGCACCGTCTGCAATGGTTTCTTTCATGAAAAAACTGTTGAACAAGGGTTCTGTTCCTACATTCTTGAGTACTCACCCTGCAACAGGCGATCGCATTAATGCTCTACAACGTGCCATTAATGCCAATCCTAGTAATTCACGTTATGGATTGGATCATGCTGCTTATAGAGCGAATATCCGACCATTGCTGTAG
- the cax gene encoding calcium/proton exchanger, which translates to MSGKNALFLVFLLFIPVSLVAHFLQWGDLIVFITAGLAILPLAAWMGTATEEIAVVVGPTLGGLLNATFGNATELIIALIALNAGLVNVVKASITGSIISNLLLVMGFSMLLGGLRYKEQTFQSIVARVNASSMNLAVIAMLLPTAVNYTSIGINEKTLQNLSLAVAVVLIVVYVLTLLFSMKTHAYLYDVGVAEIEAEETPHTKPNIWLWSGVLLGCTLLVALESELLVDTLELATSQLGLTSLFTGVILVPIVGNAAEHATAVSVAMKDKMDLSVSVAVGSSLQIALFVAPVLVIAGWIMGQPMDLDFNPFELVAVTVSVLIANSISSDGKSNWLEGTLLLAAYIVLGFAFYFHPVIEGIG; encoded by the coding sequence ATGTCCGGTAAAAATGCTCTTTTTCTAGTTTTCTTACTGTTTATCCCAGTTTCTTTAGTAGCCCACTTTTTGCAGTGGGGAGACTTAATAGTTTTTATCACAGCTGGTTTAGCAATTCTGCCCTTAGCAGCCTGGATGGGTACAGCCACAGAAGAAATTGCTGTAGTAGTTGGGCCAACATTGGGAGGATTATTAAACGCCACCTTTGGCAATGCAACAGAACTGATTATAGCTTTAATTGCCCTGAATGCGGGGCTAGTTAATGTCGTCAAAGCCAGTATCACCGGATCAATTATCAGTAACTTATTACTGGTGATGGGTTTTTCTATGCTGTTAGGCGGACTGCGCTACAAAGAACAGACATTTCAGTCGATTGTGGCGCGAGTAAATGCTTCGTCGATGAATTTGGCGGTAATTGCTATGTTGCTACCAACGGCGGTAAATTACACCTCCATTGGAATTAACGAAAAAACTCTGCAAAATTTATCTCTTGCCGTTGCAGTCGTGCTAATTGTAGTCTACGTTCTCACACTGCTATTTTCGATGAAAACTCACGCCTATTTATATGATGTGGGTGTAGCAGAAATTGAAGCAGAAGAAACGCCTCATACCAAACCCAATATTTGGCTGTGGAGTGGTGTGCTGTTAGGATGCACCTTATTAGTGGCACTAGAATCTGAATTATTGGTCGATACTTTAGAATTGGCTACGTCCCAGCTAGGTTTAACATCGCTGTTTACAGGGGTAATCTTAGTTCCCATTGTCGGTAACGCCGCTGAACACGCTACAGCCGTAAGTGTAGCCATGAAAGATAAGATGGATCTTTCTGTATCCGTGGCAGTGGGATCAAGTTTGCAGATAGCTTTATTTGTTGCTCCTGTTTTAGTAATCGCAGGATGGATAATGGGTCAACCAATGGATTTGGATTTTAACCCTTTTGAATTAGTGGCTGTGACTGTATCAGTATTGATTGCCAATAGCATTAGTTCAGATGGTAAATCCAATTGGTTAGAAGGCACTTTACTATTAGCCGCCTACATTGTACTGGGTTTTGCTTTTTACTTTCATCCAGTCATCGAAGGTATTGGGTAG
- a CDS encoding DUF4330 domain-containing protein yields MALLDSKGRLFGKINILDLGAALVILLVIVGIFVFPGTTGSVAQVGTKTVPIEVDLAVRGLNVRDPEQLFNNGFKKGGKTNVIIRNQPYGQIGIKSIQVLPRTVTVSQPDGSVKELPDPRTNNFSTDMLLTLEGKAQVTNNGPVLGNSKVKIGMPFELEGFNYNFNATVIDVRLKDK; encoded by the coding sequence ATGGCTCTTTTAGATTCCAAAGGTCGCTTGTTCGGTAAAATTAACATTCTCGATTTAGGTGCTGCACTGGTAATTCTGCTAGTTATAGTTGGCATCTTTGTTTTTCCTGGTACCACTGGTTCTGTTGCCCAAGTCGGTACAAAAACAGTACCCATCGAAGTCGATTTAGCAGTTCGCGGTTTGAACGTGCGTGACCCTGAACAGCTATTTAATAACGGCTTCAAGAAAGGTGGTAAAACTAACGTCATCATCCGCAACCAACCTTATGGTCAAATTGGAATTAAATCGATTCAAGTGTTACCTAGAACCGTAACAGTTTCCCAACCAGATGGATCTGTCAAAGAATTACCAGATCCAAGGACAAATAACTTTAGTACAGATATGCTTTTGACTCTAGAAGGCAAAGCTCAAGTAACTAACAATGGGCCAGTTTTAGGTAACAGTAAAGTAAAAATTGGTATGCCTTTTGAGTTGGAAGGCTTCAACTATAATTTCAATGCGACTGTTATTGATGTCAGATTGAAAGACAAATAG
- a CDS encoding DUF2281 domain-containing protein: MTIRETAIAKLQQLSEPLLQEVTDFIDFVMHKHQVKTADSQPDELLVEKWSQWFEAVDSLEVSPPEAVSNYQQLLLNKYRQQGLEL, encoded by the coding sequence ATGACTATTCGTGAAACTGCGATCGCAAAATTGCAGCAACTTTCCGAACCACTTCTACAAGAAGTGACCGACTTCATTGATTTTGTGATGCACAAACATCAAGTTAAAACTGCTGACAGTCAGCCTGATGAACTACTTGTGGAAAAATGGTCACAATGGTTTGAGGCTGTGGATTCCTTAGAGGTATCTCCACCTGAAGCAGTCAGTAACTATCAGCAACTCCTACTCAACAAATATCGGCAACAAGGGCTAGAGCTATGA
- a CDS encoding sucrose synthase translates to MSELIQAILDSEEKSDLRSFMSQLRQHDQNYLLRNDILNVFGEYCSKSEKPDNFYTSSHLGKLIYYTQEIIQEDSNLCFIIRPKIASQEVYRLTADLDIEPMTTEELLDLRDRLVNKFQPQEGDLLELDFGPFYDYTPTIRDPKNIGKGVQFLNRYLSSKLFQDAKQWLESLLNFLRLHHYNGFQLLINDRIQTQQQLSLQVKKAIGFVSDRPEDEPYEQFRFQLQMMGFEPGWGNTAGRVQDTLNILDELIDSPDPQTLEAFISRVPMIFRIVLVSAHGWFGQEGVLGRPDTGGQVVYVLDQAKNLEKQLQEDIILAGLEGLNVQPKVIILTRLIPNSDGTLCNQRLEKVHGTENAWILRVPLRDFNPNMTQNWISRFEFWPYLETFAIDSQKELLAEFHGTPDLIVGNYSDGNLVAFLLARRMKVTQCNVAHALEKSKYLFSNLYWQDLEDKYHFSLQFTADLIAMNAANFVISSTYQEIVGTPDSVGQYESYKCFTMPDLYHVVNGVELFSPKFNVVPPGVNENAYFPYTRTEDRVQEDRDRLAEILFTLEDPSQIFGKLDDPNKRPIFSMARLDRIKNLTGLAECFGQSQELQEHCNLILVAGKLRVEESGDNEERDEIIRLYHIIDEYNLHGKIRWLGVRLSKNDSGEIYRVIADHKGVFVQPALFEAFGLTILEAMISGLPTFATQFGGPLEIIQNKVNGFYINPTNLEETAAKILEFVTKCEHSPQYWEEVSRKAIDRVYSTYTWKIHTSKLLSLARIYGFWNFTSKENREDLLRYIESLFYLIYKPTAKKLLEQHQYR, encoded by the coding sequence ATGTCTGAATTGATCCAAGCAATACTGGATAGCGAAGAAAAAAGTGATTTGCGTTCTTTCATGAGTCAATTACGCCAGCATGACCAAAATTACTTGCTGCGGAACGATATATTGAATGTATTTGGTGAATATTGCTCTAAGTCTGAGAAGCCAGACAACTTTTATACTTCTTCTCATCTGGGCAAATTAATTTATTACACTCAAGAAATTATTCAAGAAGACTCAAACCTTTGTTTCATCATTCGTCCTAAGATTGCTAGTCAAGAAGTGTATCGGCTGACAGCAGACTTAGATATTGAACCAATGACAACAGAAGAACTGCTGGATCTGCGCGATCGCTTGGTGAACAAATTTCAACCCCAAGAAGGTGATCTGCTAGAACTAGATTTTGGTCCATTTTATGACTACACCCCAACAATCCGCGACCCGAAAAATATCGGTAAAGGGGTACAGTTCCTCAACCGTTATCTGTCCAGCAAACTTTTTCAAGACGCTAAACAATGGCTAGAAAGCTTATTAAATTTCTTGCGTCTACACCATTACAACGGTTTCCAACTGTTGATCAATGATCGCATTCAAACACAGCAGCAACTTTCTTTGCAAGTTAAAAAAGCCATAGGTTTTGTTAGCGATCGCCCCGAAGATGAACCCTACGAACAATTCCGCTTTCAACTGCAAATGATGGGTTTTGAACCGGGTTGGGGTAATACCGCTGGGCGTGTCCAAGATACGCTGAATATTCTAGATGAATTAATCGATTCTCCTGATCCTCAGACGCTAGAAGCCTTTATTTCTCGCGTCCCGATGATTTTTAGGATCGTTTTAGTCTCCGCCCACGGTTGGTTTGGCCAAGAGGGAGTTTTGGGTCGTCCTGATACTGGTGGTCAAGTAGTTTATGTTCTCGACCAAGCCAAAAATTTAGAAAAGCAACTACAAGAAGATATTATCCTCGCTGGGTTAGAGGGATTGAATGTCCAGCCCAAGGTGATTATTCTCACCCGCCTGATTCCTAACAGCGATGGCACACTTTGCAATCAACGACTAGAAAAAGTCCACGGTACAGAAAATGCCTGGATCTTGCGAGTTCCTCTGCGAGATTTCAATCCCAACATGACTCAAAACTGGATTTCCCGGTTTGAGTTTTGGCCTTACCTAGAAACTTTCGCGATTGATTCCCAAAAAGAACTACTAGCAGAATTTCACGGTACACCTGACTTAATCGTAGGTAATTATTCTGATGGTAATTTAGTAGCGTTTTTGCTGGCGCGGCGGATGAAAGTTACTCAGTGTAATGTTGCCCACGCTTTAGAAAAATCTAAATATCTTTTCAGTAACCTCTACTGGCAAGATTTAGAAGATAAATATCATTTTTCTCTGCAATTCACCGCTGATTTAATTGCCATGAATGCTGCCAATTTTGTCATTAGCAGCACTTATCAAGAAATTGTTGGGACACCCGATAGTGTAGGACAGTACGAGTCATACAAGTGCTTCACTATGCCGGATTTGTATCATGTGGTGAATGGAGTTGAACTATTTAGCCCCAAATTTAACGTTGTACCACCTGGGGTCAACGAAAATGCTTATTTTCCTTACACGCGGACTGAAGACCGAGTTCAAGAAGATCGCGATCGCTTGGCGGAAATCCTCTTTACTCTTGAAGATCCCTCGCAAATCTTTGGCAAACTTGATGATCCCAACAAGCGACCGATCTTTTCAATGGCGCGTCTCGACCGAATTAAAAACCTCACAGGTTTAGCAGAATGCTTTGGTCAAAGTCAAGAATTGCAAGAACATTGCAACTTAATTTTAGTAGCTGGTAAGTTGCGCGTAGAAGAATCAGGCGACAACGAAGAACGTGACGAAATTATTAGACTCTACCACATCATTGACGAATACAATCTCCACGGTAAGATTCGTTGGCTAGGTGTGCGTCTTTCAAAAAATGATTCTGGAGAAATTTACCGAGTTATAGCCGATCATAAAGGTGTATTTGTCCAACCAGCTTTATTTGAAGCTTTTGGTTTGACAATTTTAGAAGCGATGATTTCGGGATTACCAACTTTTGCTACCCAATTTGGTGGGCCATTAGAAATTATTCAGAATAAAGTGAATGGCTTCTACATTAACCCAACTAATTTAGAGGAAACAGCCGCCAAAATTTTGGAATTTGTCACAAAATGTGAGCATAGTCCTCAATATTGGGAAGAAGTTTCTCGTAAAGCAATTGACCGGGTTTACAGCACATACACTTGGAAAATTCATACAAGCAAGCTGCTATCCTTAGCGCGGATTTATGGCTTTTGGAACTTTACCTCAAAAGAAAATCGAGAAGATTTGTTGCGTTACATTGAGTCGTTGTTCTATTTAATTTACAAACCCACAGCTAAAAAACTCTTAGAACAACATCAGTATCGGTAA
- the typA gene encoding translational GTPase TypA, whose product MTLPIRNVAIIAHVDHGKTTLVDALLKQSGIFREGEDVPDCVMDSNALERERGITILSKNTAVRYKDTLINIVDTPGHADFGGEVERVLGMVDGCLLIVDANEGPMPQTRFVLKKALEKGLRPIVVINKIDRAQADPHVAVDKVLDLFLELGADEDQCDFTYLFASGMGGFAKDSMEAESVDMQPLFNAILQHVPPPVGDINKPLQLQVTTLDYSEYLGRIIIGRIHNGTIRAGQQAALVTEDGTIVKGKISKLMGFEGLKRVDMEEATAGYIVAVAGFADAYIGETITDPNEPQALPLIKVDEPTLQMTFWVNDSPFAGQEGKLVTSRQVRDRLFRELETNVALRVEETDSPDKFLVSGRGELHLGILIETMRREGFEFQVSQPQVIYREINGQPCEPYELLVLDIPADGVGGCIERLGQRKGEMQDMQPGSGDRTQLEFVIPARGLIGFRGEFMRMTRGEGIMNHSFLDYRSLSGDIEARNKGVLIAFEEGVSTFYAMKNAEDRGSFFITPGTKVYKGMIVGEHNRPQDLELNVCKTKQLTNHRASGGEELVQLQAPTDMSLERALEYIGPDELVEVTPQSIRLRKMSKKLAKR is encoded by the coding sequence ATGACGCTCCCAATTCGTAACGTCGCCATTATTGCCCACGTTGATCACGGCAAAACCACCTTGGTTGATGCACTCCTCAAACAATCCGGCATTTTCCGTGAAGGTGAAGACGTTCCGGATTGTGTCATGGATTCCAACGCCCTGGAACGAGAACGGGGTATTACTATCCTGTCCAAAAATACAGCGGTTCGCTACAAAGACACGCTAATTAATATTGTCGATACTCCTGGACACGCCGACTTTGGCGGTGAAGTTGAACGGGTACTCGGCATGGTTGACGGATGTCTTTTGATTGTCGATGCCAACGAAGGCCCCATGCCCCAAACGCGCTTTGTACTGAAAAAAGCTTTGGAAAAAGGGCTGCGTCCCATCGTTGTCATCAACAAAATTGATCGTGCCCAAGCTGACCCCCACGTTGCTGTTGATAAAGTATTAGATCTGTTCTTGGAATTAGGGGCAGATGAAGACCAGTGCGACTTTACCTATCTGTTTGCTTCCGGTATGGGAGGTTTCGCCAAAGATAGCATGGAAGCAGAATCGGTAGATATGCAACCTTTGTTTAATGCGATTCTGCAACACGTTCCACCTCCTGTAGGCGACATTAATAAGCCCCTGCAATTGCAAGTCACAACTCTAGATTATTCTGAATATCTGGGACGGATTATAATTGGCAGGATTCACAACGGCACTATCCGGGCTGGACAGCAAGCAGCTTTAGTAACAGAAGATGGCACTATTGTCAAAGGTAAAATTAGCAAATTAATGGGTTTTGAAGGGCTGAAGCGGGTAGATATGGAAGAAGCTACCGCTGGTTATATTGTGGCCGTTGCTGGTTTCGCCGATGCTTATATTGGGGAAACAATTACTGACCCCAACGAACCCCAAGCTTTACCATTAATTAAAGTAGATGAACCAACCTTACAAATGACCTTCTGGGTGAATGATTCACCTTTTGCTGGTCAAGAAGGTAAATTGGTGACATCAAGACAAGTACGCGATCGCCTGTTCCGTGAACTAGAAACCAACGTTGCTTTGCGTGTCGAAGAGACCGATTCTCCCGATAAATTCTTAGTTTCCGGTCGTGGCGAACTGCACTTGGGTATTTTAATCGAAACCATGCGCCGAGAAGGTTTTGAGTTTCAAGTATCTCAGCCTCAAGTAATTTACCGTGAAATCAACGGTCAACCTTGCGAACCTTACGAACTTTTAGTATTGGATATTCCTGCTGATGGTGTTGGTGGTTGTATTGAACGCCTGGGACAACGCAAAGGCGAAATGCAAGATATGCAACCAGGTAGTGGCGATCGCACCCAACTAGAGTTTGTCATTCCCGCCCGTGGTTTGATTGGTTTCCGGGGTGAATTTATGCGAATGACTCGTGGTGAAGGCATCATGAATCACAGTTTCCTTGATTACCGTTCACTTTCTGGTGATATTGAAGCCCGAAATAAAGGTGTATTAATTGCCTTTGAAGAAGGAGTTTCTACTTTCTACGCCATGAAGAACGCAGAAGATAGAGGTTCATTCTTTATTACTCCAGGCACTAAGGTTTACAAAGGCATGATTGTGGGAGAACACAATCGTCCCCAAGATTTAGAGTTGAATGTCTGTAAAACCAAGCAATTGACCAACCACCGCGCCTCTGGTGGTGAAGAATTGGTACAGTTGCAAGCACCAACAGATATGAGCCTAGAGCGTGCTTTAGAATACATCGGTCCCGATGAATTAGTGGAAGTTACACCCCAATCGATTCGCCTGCGGAAGATGTCGAAGAAGTTGGCGAAACGTTAA
- a CDS encoding peptidoglycan-binding domain-containing protein, with translation MNDIVLLMTGVLIAKQPSPSNLLNQPVIQLDDGLQKPPKSHLYQVYQVPTSKIAPPEFIQSAENFPANRLAIKPEYSKTLMSKTDKNLVKDLYSLTEFQHFQPVKVKFPSEQRLIAQQSRDKIVVTKFQGIRFSNKQRLIAQQIDDDIVVAKNPRFSNPTVPTLRFNSSGLAVRILQRLLVANGYAIRVDGVFGALTETAVKAFQNQQNLAVDGIVGPRTWHSLTR, from the coding sequence ATGAATGATATTGTCCTGCTGATGACAGGTGTGTTGATCGCAAAACAACCATCTCCCTCCAATTTACTCAATCAGCCTGTGATTCAGCTAGATGATGGCCTGCAAAAGCCCCCAAAGAGTCACTTATATCAGGTATATCAGGTTCCAACTTCTAAAATTGCGCCACCTGAATTTATACAATCAGCTGAAAATTTCCCAGCTAATCGATTAGCGATTAAGCCTGAGTATTCCAAAACTCTAATGAGTAAGACAGATAAAAATCTTGTCAAAGACTTATATAGCTTAACTGAGTTCCAACATTTCCAGCCTGTAAAGGTGAAGTTTCCTAGTGAACAACGCCTAATAGCTCAACAAAGTCGTGACAAAATCGTTGTTACAAAATTTCAAGGGATACGTTTTTCTAATAAACAACGTTTAATAGCTCAACAAATTGATGACGACATTGTTGTTGCCAAAAATCCCAGGTTTAGTAATCCTACTGTACCAACTCTACGTTTTAATAGTTCAGGTCTTGCTGTCAGAATATTGCAACGGTTATTAGTTGCTAACGGTTATGCTATTCGAGTTGATGGAGTATTTGGGGCGCTAACAGAGACTGCTGTTAAGGCATTTCAAAACCAGCAAAATTTGGCTGTAGATGGCATAGTAGGGCCGAGAACTTGGCATTCTTTGACAAGATAG
- a CDS encoding metallophosphoesterase family protein translates to MSETSQRRIVIGDVHGHYEGLMTLLEAIAPSSDDQVYFLGDLIDRGPHSSNVVNFVKQNNYGCLLGNHEQMLLNILTSQNIPTPAMQAWLYSGGQATIASYQEATIPHEHLDWFKALPTYIDLGDVWLTHAGIDPNMPLAEQSAEQFCWIRDEFHSITKPYFPDKLIIIGHTITFTFPGVTPGKLAQGQGWLDIDTGAYHSRSGWLTGLDITNNLIYQINVFSNCLRTMPLAEGVITIEPSQITERRKKQRA, encoded by the coding sequence ATGAGCGAAACTAGCCAACGTCGAATTGTTATTGGGGATGTGCATGGTCACTATGAAGGATTGATGACTTTGTTAGAGGCGATCGCCCCTAGCTCAGATGATCAAGTCTATTTTCTGGGTGACTTAATTGACCGCGGCCCTCATAGTTCAAATGTAGTTAATTTTGTCAAACAAAATAATTATGGGTGTCTGTTGGGAAATCATGAACAAATGTTGTTAAATATTCTTACCAGCCAAAATATCCCCACACCCGCCATGCAAGCATGGCTATACAGCGGTGGTCAAGCGACTATAGCCAGTTACCAAGAAGCCACTATTCCCCATGAGCATTTAGATTGGTTCAAAGCTTTGCCCACATATATCGATTTAGGGGATGTTTGGTTAACTCATGCTGGGATTGACCCCAATATGCCTTTAGCCGAACAAAGCGCTGAACAATTTTGCTGGATACGAGATGAATTTCACAGCATTACCAAGCCATACTTTCCTGATAAGCTGATTATTATTGGTCACACAATCACATTTACATTTCCTGGTGTTACCCCTGGTAAACTTGCTCAAGGACAAGGCTGGCTAGATATAGATACTGGTGCTTATCATTCTCGTAGCGGCTGGTTAACTGGATTAGATATTACCAATAATCTGATTTATCAAATTAACGTTTTTAGCAATTGCCTCCGTACTATGCCCTTAGCAGAAGGGGTAATTACTATTGAACCATCCCAAATCACTGAGCGCCGCAAGAAGCAGCGAGCATAA